AGCGCCCGAGCGTGTCGCGTAGGCCGGCCCGGACCAGCGCTGCTCGCAGTTGCTGGGCCAGGCCGGTCAGCTCCTGGGCAGCCGCGGCCGCCCGGGCCTTCGCGGCCGGGTCGTTCTGCCGGGCCAGCGGCCCGACCAGCTGCGCGAAGAGGCCAACATCACGGTCGGCCGCCGCCTTGTAGCCACGCAGGTGGCGCACCTGGAGCCCGTAGGACGCCAGGCCGGCCACCGCCGCGGCGATCACCAGCGCGTCGGCGTCGTACCAGCCAGGGGTGCGCTGGGTCACCATGCCCAGCTCCTCCAGCTCGGCCAGGCTGCCGGGGTCGATGCCGGTGCGCTCGACCAGCTCCGCCCGCCGGACCAGCGCGTCGGCCGGCGGC
This genomic interval from Asanoa ferruginea contains the following:
- a CDS encoding MerR family transcriptional regulator, encoding MSIGEVLAELRPEFPDTTISKLRFLEAEGLVEPQRTPAGYRKYSWRDVDRLRFVLTAQRDRYLPLRVIRAELEAWERGDDVAPRRPVLVAVSDEPAAPPADALVRRAELVERTGIDPGSLAELEELGMVTQRTPGWYDADALVIAAAVAGLASYGLQVRHLRGYKAAADRDVGLFAQLVGPLARQNDPAAKARAAAAAQELTGLAQQLRAALVRAGLRDTLGR